A window from Kovacikia minuta CCNUW1 encodes these proteins:
- a CDS encoding metal-dependent hydrolase family protein, producing the protein MRLALRYRIILGVLLIILVGFVAQVGVAKSQSSHTSQSQTVSSVLFENVQIFNGKSEGLSAPSNVLVVGNKIQKISTTSIPALPNATLTRINGGGRVLMPGLIDTHVHLFMETTPIEKVLSPNTPIEALFQQAQTNVTEMLLRGFTSVRDLAGPTFELKQAIDRGDVVGPRIWPSGAMISQTSGHGDYRSLDELPRTPTSPLSRAEIYGVTAIADGEAEVLRRAREQLMRGASQIKVAAGGGVTSSYGPLDANQFTESELRAAVQAATDWNTYVTAHAITSSAMQSAIRAGIKCIEHGQLMDEETAKLMAEKGIWLSIQPFLDDEDAIPFPEGSVSREKQLKVVQGTDNAYKLAKKYNIKTAWSTDTLFDAKLATRQGAILAKMVRWYTPAQVLKMATSTNAELLALSGPRNPYPGKLGVVEEGALADLLLVNGNPLDNIRLVENSSQNFVIIMKDGKLYKNLLK; encoded by the coding sequence ATGCGTTTAGCGTTGCGCTACAGGATTATTCTAGGAGTGCTGCTGATAATTCTGGTCGGGTTTGTAGCACAGGTAGGTGTTGCCAAAAGCCAGTCATCTCATACCAGTCAGAGTCAGACAGTCTCCAGCGTTTTATTTGAGAATGTGCAGATATTCAATGGTAAGTCCGAAGGACTGTCTGCGCCTTCTAATGTTTTAGTGGTGGGCAACAAAATCCAGAAGATTTCGACCACTTCTATTCCTGCACTCCCGAATGCAACCCTGACCCGGATCAATGGCGGTGGGCGAGTGCTAATGCCTGGTCTAATCGATACCCATGTCCACCTGTTCATGGAAACTACCCCGATCGAAAAAGTCCTTTCTCCTAATACCCCTATAGAAGCTTTGTTTCAACAGGCCCAAACCAATGTAACCGAAATGCTACTGCGAGGGTTTACCAGTGTCCGGGATCTAGCTGGACCTACATTTGAGTTGAAGCAAGCAATCGACAGAGGCGATGTCGTAGGACCACGCATTTGGCCTTCAGGGGCAATGATCTCTCAAACGAGTGGACATGGCGACTACCGCTCCCTAGACGAGCTTCCCAGAACCCCAACTAGCCCCCTCAGCCGCGCCGAAATATATGGAGTGACTGCGATCGCCGATGGAGAAGCTGAGGTGCTTCGCCGCGCCCGTGAACAACTGATGCGCGGTGCCAGTCAGATTAAGGTGGCGGCAGGCGGTGGTGTAACCTCAAGCTACGGTCCTCTGGATGCCAACCAATTTACAGAATCAGAATTACGTGCCGCTGTTCAAGCAGCAACAGACTGGAACACCTATGTTACCGCTCATGCCATCACATCGAGCGCAATGCAATCTGCAATTCGTGCGGGTATAAAGTGTATTGAACATGGTCAGTTAATGGACGAGGAAACGGCTAAGTTAATGGCTGAAAAAGGGATTTGGCTTAGCATTCAGCCGTTTTTGGATGATGAAGATGCCATTCCCTTTCCAGAAGGTTCAGTGAGTCGTGAGAAACAACTGAAAGTGGTTCAGGGCACAGATAATGCTTACAAACTGGCGAAGAAATACAATATTAAGACAGCCTGGAGCACCGACACATTGTTTGATGCCAAACTGGCAACCCGACAGGGAGCAATCCTCGCCAAAATGGTTCGTTGGTACACGCCTGCTCAAGTGCTGAAGATGGCCACAAGTACTAATGCTGAACTGTTAGCATTGTCGGGTCCTCGCAATCCTTATCCGGGCAAGTTGGGTGTGGTTGAAGAAGGGGCACTGGCTGATTTGTTGCTAGTGAATGGGAATCCCTTGGATAACATTCGGTTGGTCGAGAACTCAAGCCAAAACTTTGTGATAATTATGAAGGACGGTAAGCTCTACAAAAACCTTCTCAAATAA
- a CDS encoding DUF2059 domain-containing protein, producing MLTTCAATSQQKTSKEVSENPVTKIQSRRELAREVLRETGISQKYNLYLGNSVDLGLPFSTRNSKYREWLQAVLAREAGWAKIEDKYIARLEADFSESELKELLNLSRQPLMKRLLQNEMQAYVDSSEERRKLLSQVWDDYNSGKINPPPEVMP from the coding sequence TTGCTCACGACCTGTGCAGCAACCTCTCAGCAAAAGACTTCAAAGGAAGTCTCTGAGAATCCGGTAACCAAGATTCAATCCAGGCGGGAATTAGCCAGAGAAGTTCTGAGAGAAACCGGAATTTCGCAAAAATACAACCTTTATCTTGGTAACAGTGTTGATTTGGGACTTCCTTTTTCGACACGAAATAGTAAATACAGGGAATGGTTGCAAGCGGTTTTGGCACGGGAAGCCGGATGGGCAAAGATTGAGGATAAATATATTGCACGACTTGAAGCTGATTTTTCAGAATCAGAACTGAAGGAATTACTGAACCTATCCAGACAACCGTTAATGAAGCGGTTACTACAGAACGAAATGCAAGCTTACGTTGACTCGTCTGAAGAACGGCGAAAATTGCTGTCTCAAGTCTGGGATGATTACAACTCCGGTAAAATCAACCCACCACCGGAGGTCATGCCCTAA
- a CDS encoding photosystem II high light acclimation radical SAM protein: MFSEFLLKVGIVDKRILYVRLPCNPIFPIGVVYLADHVHKQFPTVQQRIFDLGTVPPLDYASALDACIDEFKPTLLVFSWRDIQIYAPVGGRGGNPLQYTFEFFYASNPLVKLRGAIGLLRVAKGYYGELWRNLGLIKRGMKRAQRYHSTVRSVVGGGAVSVFYEQLGKSLPAGTIISVGEGEALLEKILQGKNFLDERCYVVGQTRPRDRMIHETPTAIEKTACNYDYIETIWHEFEYYLQAQDFYVGVQTKRGCPHNCCYCIYTVIEGKQVRINPAAEVVGEMRQLYDRGIRNFWFTDAQLIPARKYMDDVVELLQKVLDAGMQDIHWAAYIRADNLTPELCDLMVQTGMNYFEIGITSGSQELVRKMRMGYNLRTVLQNCRDLKAAGFNDLVSVNYSFNVIDETVDTIRQTIAYHRELEQIFGADKVEPAIFFIGLQPHTHLEKYAFDQKMLKPGYDPMNITPWTVKKLLWNPEPLGSFFGEVCLQAWRRNPNDFGREVMAILEERLGRADLETALTAPIEVKAKELALST; this comes from the coding sequence ATGTTCTCAGAATTTCTGTTGAAGGTGGGAATTGTGGATAAACGCATACTTTACGTCCGTCTTCCCTGCAATCCGATTTTTCCGATCGGTGTGGTTTATCTGGCTGATCATGTCCACAAGCAATTCCCCACGGTTCAGCAGCGGATCTTTGATTTGGGCACAGTGCCACCGCTGGATTATGCCTCGGCACTGGATGCCTGCATTGATGAATTCAAGCCGACGCTGCTGGTATTTTCCTGGCGAGATATTCAGATTTATGCCCCCGTTGGCGGTCGGGGTGGCAATCCGCTCCAGTACACATTCGAGTTCTTTTATGCCAGCAATCCGCTGGTGAAGCTGCGTGGGGCGATCGGACTATTGCGGGTCGCAAAGGGCTACTACGGTGAACTGTGGCGCAATCTGGGATTGATCAAACGGGGGATGAAACGGGCGCAGCGCTATCACTCCACCGTTCGTTCTGTTGTCGGGGGGGGTGCGGTCAGTGTCTTTTATGAACAACTGGGCAAGAGTTTGCCTGCGGGAACCATCATTTCAGTGGGAGAAGGGGAAGCCCTGCTCGAAAAGATTTTGCAGGGCAAGAATTTTCTGGACGAGCGCTGCTATGTGGTGGGGCAAACTCGACCCCGCGATCGGATGATTCACGAAACCCCTACTGCGATCGAAAAAACTGCCTGCAATTACGACTACATCGAAACCATCTGGCACGAGTTTGAGTATTATCTGCAAGCCCAGGATTTTTACGTTGGCGTGCAAACGAAGCGGGGCTGTCCTCACAACTGCTGCTACTGCATCTACACCGTGATTGAAGGGAAGCAGGTGCGGATTAATCCCGCCGCCGAAGTCGTAGGTGAGATGCGCCAGTTGTACGATCGCGGCATTCGCAACTTCTGGTTCACCGATGCCCAACTGATTCCCGCCCGCAAGTATATGGATGATGTGGTGGAACTATTACAGAAGGTTCTGGATGCGGGCATGCAGGATATTCACTGGGCAGCATACATCCGGGCAGATAACCTGACTCCGGAACTGTGCGACCTGATGGTGCAGACCGGCATGAACTACTTTGAGATTGGCATTACCAGCGGTTCTCAGGAGTTAGTCCGTAAGATGCGAATGGGGTATAACCTGCGCACCGTTTTGCAAAACTGCCGGGATCTAAAAGCAGCAGGGTTTAATGATCTGGTTTCGGTCAACTACTCGTTTAACGTGATTGACGAAACCGTTGACACGATTCGCCAGACGATCGCCTACCACCGGGAACTGGAGCAGATCTTTGGGGCAGACAAGGTGGAACCGGCGATTTTCTTCATCGGTTTGCAACCCCACACCCATCTGGAAAAATACGCCTTCGATCAGAAGATGCTGAAACCGGGCTACGACCCGATGAACATTACCCCCTGGACGGTTAAAAAGCTGCTCTGGAATCCGGAACCCCTCGGCTCTTTCTTTGGAGAAGTTTGCCTGCAAGCCTGGCGACGCAACCCCAACGATTTTGGGCGAGAAGTCATGGCAATCCTGGAAGAACGCCTGGGACGGGCAGATCTGGAAACAGCGCTGACGGCTCCGATCGAGGTGAAAGCAAAGGAACTGGCACTCTCTACATAA
- a CDS encoding BrnT family toxin, with the protein MDITYRLEGFEFEWDENKAQRNFEKHGVMFEEAAEVFLDPFYILGDASVNSEERGFVLGYSLAERLLLVVHVERDIRIRIISARVAINTERRLYEQSQ; encoded by the coding sequence ATGGACATCACCTATCGCTTAGAGGGATTCGAGTTTGAATGGGATGAAAACAAAGCTCAGAGGAACTTTGAGAAGCACGGTGTGATGTTTGAAGAGGCAGCAGAGGTTTTTCTTGACCCTTTCTACATTCTTGGAGATGCATCGGTTAACAGTGAAGAACGAGGATTTGTTTTAGGTTATTCCCTTGCTGAACGATTGCTGCTGGTTGTTCATGTTGAACGTGACATAAGGATCAGAATTATTTCAGCTCGTGTTGCTATTAATACTGAACGGAGATTATATGAGCAGTCTCAATGA